One segment of Ipomoea triloba cultivar NCNSP0323 chromosome 12, ASM357664v1 DNA contains the following:
- the LOC115998041 gene encoding uncharacterized protein LOC115998041, producing the protein MKLSTLSLRHNQFLSGAAAAIHHPSATSRTPPSRVRMSLREDAPSVAIVGVTGAVGQEFLSVLSDRDFPYRSLKLLASKRSAGRSLTFEDKQYTVEELTDDSFEGVDIALFSAGGSISKKFGPVAVQKGTVVVDNSSAFRMDEGVPLVIPEVNPEAMAHIKLGSGKGALIANPNCSTIICLMAATPLHRRAKVKRMVVSTYQAASGAGAAAMEELVQQTREVLDGKEPTCNIFNQQYAFNLFSHNAPVQSNGYNEEEMKLVKETRKIWNDGEVKVTATCIRVPVMRAHAESVNLQFENPLDEETAREILSRAPGVVVVDDRAANRFPTPLEVSNKDDVAVGRIRRDVSQDGDYGLDIFVCGDQIRKGAALNAVQIAEKLL; encoded by the exons ATGAAGCTCTCAACACTCTCTCTCCGCCACAACCAATTCCTctccggcgccgccgccgccatccATCACCCCTCCGCCACCTCCCGAACTCCGCCCTCCCGGGTCCGTATGTCCCTCCGCGAAGACGCCCCTTCCGTGGCCATTGTCGGAGTGACTGGCGCCGTAGGCCAAGAGTTCCTCTCCGTTCTCTCCGACCGCGACTTCCCTTACCGTTCCCTCAAGCTCCTAGCCAGCAAACGCTCCGCTGGCAGGAGCCTCACCTTCGAGGACAAGCAATACACCGTTGAGGAGCTGACGGATGATAGCTTTGAAGGAGTAGACATTGCGTTATTCAGCGCCGGCGGATCTATTAGCAAGAAGTTTGGGCCGGTAGCGGTTCAGAAGGGGACCGTCGTTGTAGATAATAGCTCTGCTTTTCGTATGGACGAGGGAGTGCCGCTCGTCATCCCGGAGGTCAATCCCGAGGCAATGGCGCATATCAAGCTCGGTTCTGGAAAGGGAGCGCTTATTGCCAACCCTAATTGCTCCACTATTATTTGCTTAATGGCTGCCACCCCGCTTCATCGCCGCGCTAAG GTTAAGAGGATGGTTGTTAGTACGTACCAGGCTGCTAGTGGTGCTGGAGCTGCAGCCATGGAAGAGCTTGTTCAGCAGACTCGTGAG GTATTAGATGGGAAAGAACCAACTTGTAACATCTTCAACCAGCAG TATGCTTTCAATCTGTTCTCGCATAATGCACCTGTTCAATCAAATGGGTATAATGAAGAGGAGATGAAATTGGTGAAAGAGACGAGGAAGATATGG AATGATGGGGAGGTTAAAGTCACAGCAACATGTATTAGAGTTCCTGTTATGCGTGCACATGCAGAGAGTGTGAATCTTCAATTTGAGAATCCTCTTGACGAG GAGACGGCAAGGGAAATTCTGTCTCGGGCACCTGGTGTAGTGGTGGTTGATGATCGTGCTGCCAATAGGTTTCCCACCCCATTGGAAGTGTCTAACAAAGATGATGTTGCAGTCGGGAGGATACGCCGCGATGTTTCCCAAGACGGTGACTATGG GTTGGACATCTTTGTTTGTGGCGACCAAATTCGCAAAGGAGCTGCCCTTAATGCTGTACAAATTGCAGAGAAGCTGCTATAA
- the LOC115998325 gene encoding binding partner of ACD11 1 produces MNPGGYTAEVTSLSPIATEKDIHDFFALCGKIDHIEIVRAGEHASTAYVTFRSSHALETAVLLSGATILDQQVCIARWGYYEDEYDYWNQSSWKPEEARDSTEHTQGHQYVPSAGEAVTMAQDVVKTMLSGGYVLGKDALGKARAFDESHQLSATAAAKVADLSERMGLTDKIFAGVEAARSVDQRYHIVDNTKSAVSATGRSAVAAANAVVNSSYFSKGALWVSDALSKAAKAAADLGGGQGINK; encoded by the exons ATGAATCCAGGTGGTTACACTGCTGAAGTTACAAGTCTGTCCCCTATTGCTACTGAGAAGGACATTCATGATTTTTTTGCTCTCTGTGGGAAGATTGATCATATTGAGATTGTCAG AGCTGGTGAACATGCAAGTACAGCTTATGTGACATTTAGATCTTCTCATGCTCTGGAAACAGCTGTGTTACTTAGT GGCGCCACAATTTTGGATCAACAAGTATGCATAGCCCGCTGGGGATACTAtgaagatgaatatgattaCTGGAACCAGTCTTCCTGGAAGCCTGAAGAAGCAAGAGATTCAACT GAACACACACAAGGCCACCAATATGTTCCCTCTGCTGGGGAAGCCGTGACCATGGCTCAAGACGTGGTTAAAACAATGCTATCCGGAGGCTATGTACTAGGAAAAGATGCTTTGGGTAAGGCCAGAGCTTTCGACGAATCACACCAATTGTCAGCCACTGCAGCAGCCAAGGTGGCGGATTTGAGCGAGAGGATGGGCCTGACCGACAAGATTTTTGCCGGGGTTGAAGCTGCTAGATCAGTGGATCAGAGGTATCACATTGTTGATAACACCAAATCAGCTGTATCAGCTACGGGGAGAAGTGCTGTTGCGGCTGCGAATGCTGTTGTCAATAGCTCCTATTTCTCAAAGGGTGCTCTGTGGGTCTCCGATGCTTTGAGTAAAGCGGCAAAAGCAGCAGCTGATCTTGGGGGCGGTCAAGGCATTAACAAATAA
- the LOC115999347 gene encoding uncharacterized protein LOC115999347 — translation MDLIRDLFNPTDVQNILSVPTSMSGGFDTPYWMGESHGFYTVKSGYRIAAGCRDRGGVRVWAGVWDFDILPKVPCNPLCVFCGVEPETMVHLFANCPFAKACWREVDLGWRLGDVASIEEWVEEMWDELPRTMIEMVVVVCWALWEARNNRVWNMHAVDSKSLVMHANIYVNNWRVARQQNIVSR, via the exons ATGGACCTTATTCGTGATTTATTCAATCCTACGGATGTTCAAAATATTCTTAGTGTACCTACTTCGATGTCCGGGGGATTTGATACTCCTTATTGGATGGGGGAGAGTCATGGGTTTTATACGGTAAAGAGTGGTTATCGTATTGCTGCGGGTTGTAGGGATAGGGGAGGGGTGAGAGTGTGGGCGGGGGTTTGGGATTTCGACATTCTTCCGAag GTGCCATGCAATCCATTGTGTGTTTTCTGTGGGGTAGAGCCGGAAACAATGGTCCATTTATTTGCAAATTGCCCCTTTGCAAAGGCTTGCTGGCGTGAGGTTGATCTGGGGTGGCGATTGGGAGATGTGGCGAGTATAGAGGAATGGGTGGAGGAGATGTGGGATGAGCTTCCTAGAACCATGATTgagatggtggtggtggtttgTTGGGCACTATGGGAAGCCAGAAATAATAGGGTATGGAATATGCATGCTGTGGATTCCAAGTCTTTGGTCATGCATGCAAATATCTATGTCAATAATTGGAGGGTGGCAAGGCAACAGAACATTGTGTCTAGGTAG